A section of the Girardinichthys multiradiatus isolate DD_20200921_A chromosome 5, DD_fGirMul_XY1, whole genome shotgun sequence genome encodes:
- the si:ch73-109d9.2 gene encoding zinc finger and SCAN domain-containing protein 2 isoform X1 has translation MAENIQSFQSQLSGVMETVFKAAIYEITRLVEESFVEEVLRCREQVESLEKRLQSAESRRKERQDNGKEMCVDCGRVRMAGENKSTVTDKSLKQECVSQEEAQSYQGTAGERLSKNTEEATQEANSGAQALGAQEETCNRQLKEEAPQSIPPGDDESHGWSVGKEETEASSLPGPSKHFSEQNNQDCHVNWEASFEQRPELNQDGQSEVLSESHFQNRYILNELGSFGKPQYGEMGNFDGLQSSPTHLPDNLSYVDQYNENGKPSEGAEHQRYKTGSPQNRRTEESSPVRTNSDVSGEFSCLLIDEEGYLQEPNVRYTDQVSGDVGSRMSFRGQGIQFPTGAYELSAAYSDTLNFEQRLHHQNAENEPRSSTHNHYFTSVPNSVSLKPHKHSHKSTGQGSSYTCNQCGKTFTQACNLKVHQRIHLGQGLHLCSHCGKGFPSSANLKTHKCSQTGNKPYCCAVCGNRFSRLWNLKLHQRIHTQEKPHRCSMCDKSFTRADILKVHQRTHTGERPYCCVVCGLSFKRLDHLKSHQRKHVTDL, from the exons ATGGCGGAGAATATTCAGTCTTTTCAGTCCCAACTTTCTGGAGTAATGGAAACGGTGTTCAAGGCTGCCATCTATGAGATCACCCGGCTGGTGGAGGAGAGCTTTGTTGAGGAGGTGCTGCGGTGCAGAGAGCAGGTGGAGTCCCTGGAGAAGAGGCTGCAGTCGGCAGAGAGCCGCCGGAAAGAGAGGCAAGACAACGGGAAGGAGATGTGTGTTGATTGCGGGAGAGTCAGGATGGCCGGGGAGAACAAATCCACAGTGACAG ACAAAAGCCTGAAACAGGAGTGTGTGTCACAAGAAGAGGCACAGAGTTACCAGGGCACTGCTGGAGAGAGACTAAGTAAGAACACTGAAGAGGCAACGCAAGAGGCGAACAGTGGCGCACAG GCTTTAGGTGCACAAGAGGAGACATGTAACAGACAACTGAAAGAAGAAGCTCCTCAGAGCATACCGCCAGGAGACGATGAATCACACGGGTGGAGTGTCGGCAAAGAAG AAACGGAAGCATCAAGTCTACCAGGACCAAGTAAACATTTCAGTGAGCAGAACAACCAGGACTGCCATGTAAACTGGGAAGCCAGCTTTGAGCAGAGACCAGAGTTGAACCAAGATGGACAATCAGAGGTCCTCTCTGAATCACATTTTCAGAACAGGTACATCTTGAACGAGTTGGGTAGCTTTGGCAAACCTCAATATGGAGAGATGGGTAACTTTGATGGGCTACAAAGCTCTCCAACCCACCTGCCGGATAATCTTAGTTATGTGGATCAATATAATGAAAACGGGAAACCCTCCGAAGGAGCTGAGCACCAGCGTTACAAAACAGGGTCTCCTCAGAATAGAAGGACTGAGGAGAGTTCCCCTGTAAGGACTAACAGTGATGTGAGTGGGGAGTTCAGCTGCTTGCTTATAGACGAGGAAGGATATCTGCAGGAGCCGAATGTCAGATACACTGATCAGGTATCTGGTGATGTGGGCAGCAGAATGAGTTTTCGAGGCCAGGGAATTCAGTTCCCCACTGGGGCATATGAGCTCTCAGCTGCATATAGTGATACTTTGAACTTTGAACAAAGGCTGCATCatcaaaatgcagaaaatgaaCCAAGGAGCAGCACCCATAACCACTATTTTACCTCCGTACCTAATTCTGTTTCTTTGAAGCCCCACAAACACTCCCATAAAAGTACAGGACAAGGATCCTCATACACCTGCAACCAGTGTGGAAAAACCTTCACTCAAGCCTGTAATCTAAAAGTCCACCAGAGGATCCACTTAGGGCAGGGCCTCCATCTATGCAGTCACTGTGGAAAAGGATTCCCGTCCTCTGCAAacctaaaaacacacaaatgtaGCCAAACAGGCAACAAACCTTATTGCTGCGCTGTTTGTGGGAACAGGTTCAGCCGTCTCTGGAACCTGAAGCTGCACCAAAGGATTCACACGCAGGAAAAACCTCACCGGTGCAGCATGTGTGATAAGAGCTTCACTAGGGCAGACATCCTGAAGGTGCACCAGCGCACCCACACTGGAGAAAGACCCTATTGCTGCGTCGTCTGCGGCCTCAGCTTCAAGCGCCTGGATCACCTGAAGTCACATCAGCGCAAACACGTGACAGACCTGTAG
- the si:ch73-109d9.2 gene encoding zinc finger and SCAN domain-containing protein 2 isoform X2, producing METVFKAAIYEITRLVEESFVEEVLRCREQVESLEKRLQSAESRRKERQDNGKEMCVDCGRVRMAGENKSTVTDKSLKQECVSQEEAQSYQGTAGERLSKNTEEATQEANSGAQALGAQEETCNRQLKEEAPQSIPPGDDESHGWSVGKEETEASSLPGPSKHFSEQNNQDCHVNWEASFEQRPELNQDGQSEVLSESHFQNRYILNELGSFGKPQYGEMGNFDGLQSSPTHLPDNLSYVDQYNENGKPSEGAEHQRYKTGSPQNRRTEESSPVRTNSDVSGEFSCLLIDEEGYLQEPNVRYTDQVSGDVGSRMSFRGQGIQFPTGAYELSAAYSDTLNFEQRLHHQNAENEPRSSTHNHYFTSVPNSVSLKPHKHSHKSTGQGSSYTCNQCGKTFTQACNLKVHQRIHLGQGLHLCSHCGKGFPSSANLKTHKCSQTGNKPYCCAVCGNRFSRLWNLKLHQRIHTQEKPHRCSMCDKSFTRADILKVHQRTHTGERPYCCVVCGLSFKRLDHLKSHQRKHVTDL from the exons ATGGAAACGGTGTTCAAGGCTGCCATCTATGAGATCACCCGGCTGGTGGAGGAGAGCTTTGTTGAGGAGGTGCTGCGGTGCAGAGAGCAGGTGGAGTCCCTGGAGAAGAGGCTGCAGTCGGCAGAGAGCCGCCGGAAAGAGAGGCAAGACAACGGGAAGGAGATGTGTGTTGATTGCGGGAGAGTCAGGATGGCCGGGGAGAACAAATCCACAGTGACAG ACAAAAGCCTGAAACAGGAGTGTGTGTCACAAGAAGAGGCACAGAGTTACCAGGGCACTGCTGGAGAGAGACTAAGTAAGAACACTGAAGAGGCAACGCAAGAGGCGAACAGTGGCGCACAG GCTTTAGGTGCACAAGAGGAGACATGTAACAGACAACTGAAAGAAGAAGCTCCTCAGAGCATACCGCCAGGAGACGATGAATCACACGGGTGGAGTGTCGGCAAAGAAG AAACGGAAGCATCAAGTCTACCAGGACCAAGTAAACATTTCAGTGAGCAGAACAACCAGGACTGCCATGTAAACTGGGAAGCCAGCTTTGAGCAGAGACCAGAGTTGAACCAAGATGGACAATCAGAGGTCCTCTCTGAATCACATTTTCAGAACAGGTACATCTTGAACGAGTTGGGTAGCTTTGGCAAACCTCAATATGGAGAGATGGGTAACTTTGATGGGCTACAAAGCTCTCCAACCCACCTGCCGGATAATCTTAGTTATGTGGATCAATATAATGAAAACGGGAAACCCTCCGAAGGAGCTGAGCACCAGCGTTACAAAACAGGGTCTCCTCAGAATAGAAGGACTGAGGAGAGTTCCCCTGTAAGGACTAACAGTGATGTGAGTGGGGAGTTCAGCTGCTTGCTTATAGACGAGGAAGGATATCTGCAGGAGCCGAATGTCAGATACACTGATCAGGTATCTGGTGATGTGGGCAGCAGAATGAGTTTTCGAGGCCAGGGAATTCAGTTCCCCACTGGGGCATATGAGCTCTCAGCTGCATATAGTGATACTTTGAACTTTGAACAAAGGCTGCATCatcaaaatgcagaaaatgaaCCAAGGAGCAGCACCCATAACCACTATTTTACCTCCGTACCTAATTCTGTTTCTTTGAAGCCCCACAAACACTCCCATAAAAGTACAGGACAAGGATCCTCATACACCTGCAACCAGTGTGGAAAAACCTTCACTCAAGCCTGTAATCTAAAAGTCCACCAGAGGATCCACTTAGGGCAGGGCCTCCATCTATGCAGTCACTGTGGAAAAGGATTCCCGTCCTCTGCAAacctaaaaacacacaaatgtaGCCAAACAGGCAACAAACCTTATTGCTGCGCTGTTTGTGGGAACAGGTTCAGCCGTCTCTGGAACCTGAAGCTGCACCAAAGGATTCACACGCAGGAAAAACCTCACCGGTGCAGCATGTGTGATAAGAGCTTCACTAGGGCAGACATCCTGAAGGTGCACCAGCGCACCCACACTGGAGAAAGACCCTATTGCTGCGTCGTCTGCGGCCTCAGCTTCAAGCGCCTGGATCACCTGAAGTCACATCAGCGCAAACACGTGACAGACCTGTAG
- the si:ch73-109d9.3 gene encoding GDNF-inducible zinc finger protein 1, whose translation MSDLDTLIVTFQTQLSDVMEAVVKTAMFEVTRLVEDVFMVEVKRSKQEVDSLRLQLKWTESKHGGDTEKTEMFVELVRNEADRNPDAVKARPEEQQDDTMGHCDVKNPSDAVEHWLSGCRQECKTESADNSAAIQSPGRESQVAEEKEIMPAVEMKEEEVKKPSCSSLHLREWCSTPASEAGPENAGEVVEAQPTPAQKNSEELLKNVIKRDPQMSTSCAFPENQDETDMAADQTSVLAFELNSKWADLPAAAAGPLQNHRLGTEAMFDPAVAKGSVNYLERELTSPARADVQFTSVRDQVSSSESPETRLQPNNTLGVIFKEEVINDSDGLKESVCTEKKSSKAGVQSFNCSLHEQRVISEAHKPNHIYHRSSVQERVKLHSHRGSGLRLQAAIQHLHRPQKKPPHRLSNLTTAALSDAPSQVVHLNNPNRVSSASRAASSTLSVQRVHLADKQTLTLNQAGASWVSIKSHNQSANCHQSAPAPTRPSPPDSQLYRPLLHCEECDKSFPHPSNLKAHMQIHTGERPFCCPLCGRSFTKLSNLKAHRRVHTGERPYCCLACGKRFTQKCNLKRHQRIHLEV comes from the exons ATGTCGGACCTGGACACCCTCATCGTAACCTTTCAGACCCAGCTCTCTGATGTGATGGAAGCTGTAGTGAAGACAGCGATGTTTGAGGTTACCAGACTGGTGGAGGACGTCTTCATGGTGGAGGTGAAGCGCAGCAAACAGGAGGTGGACTCTCTGAGGCTGCAGCTGAAGTGGACCGAGAGCAAACACGGCGGGGATACAGAGAAGACCGAAATGTTTGTTGAGTTGGTCAGGAATGAAGCAGATCGGAACCCTGACGCTGTAAAAGCACGACCAGAGGAGCAACAGGATG ACACAATGGGCCACTGTGATGTGAAGAATCCAAGTGACGCGGTTGAACACTGGTTGTCAGGTTGCAGGCAAGAATGCAAAACAGAGTCAGCAGACAATTCAGCCGCCATCCAGAGCCCTGGAAGAGAGTCACAG GTCGCGGAAGAGAAGGAAATCATGCCAGCTGTGGAAATGAAAGAGGAAGAAGTTAAGAAACcgtcttgttcttctctgcatTTGAGAGAGTGGTGCAGTACTCCTGCAA GTGAAGCTGGACCAGAGAACGCAGGTGAGGTGGTTGAGGCACAGCCAACACCAGCCCAGAAAAACAGTGAAGAGTTACTGAAGAATGTCATTAAGAGAGACCCACAGATGTCTACATCATGTGCGTTTCCCGAGAACCAGGACGAAACAGACATGGCTGCAGACCAGACCAGTGTTTTAGCTTTTGAACTAAATTCCAAGTGGGCTGACCTGCCGGCCGCAGCAGCTGGACCTCTGCAGAATCACAGGCTTGGCACAGAAGCTATGTTTGATCCAGCCGTAGCTAAAGGCTCTGTGAATTATTTGGAACGAGAGCTTACCAGCCCTGCCAGAGCAGATGTTCAGTTtacctcagtcagagatcaggtTTCCTCTTCTGAATCTCCTGAAACCAGACTGCAACCCAACAACACACTGGGTGTGATTTTTAAAGAGGAAGTTATCAACGATTCTGATGGGCTTAAGGAAAGTGTGTGTACAGAAAAGAAATCATCAAAAGCTGGGGTACAATCATTTAACTGTTCATTACATGAGCAAAGGGTGATCTCAGAAGCACACAAACCAAACCACATTTACCACAGATCCTCAGTGCAGGAGAGAGTGAAGCTCCATTCTCACAGAGGTTCAGGACTCAGACTGCAGGCAGCTATACAACACCTCCACCGACCACAGAAGAAGCCCCCACACAGACTGTCAAACCTGACAACAGCAGCGCTGTCTGACGCTCCCTCCCAGGTTGTACACTTAAATAACCCTAACAGAGTTTCCTCCGCATCCAGAGCTGCTTCATCTACACTGTCAGTGCAGCGCGTTCACCTGGCTGACAAACAGACCTTAACTCTGAACCAAGCTGGTGCCTCATGGGTTAGCATCAAATCCCACAATCAATCTGCAAACTGCCATCAGTCTGCCCCTGCCCCCACCCGCCCCTCCCCTCCTGACTCTCAGCTTTACAGGCCCTTGCTGCACTGCGAGGAGTGTGACAAAAGCTTTCCTCACCCAAGCAACCTGAAAGCCCACATGCAGATTCACACAGGCGAGCGGCCTTTCTGCTGTCCACTCTGCGGGCGCAGTTTCACCAAGCTGAGCAACCTCAAAGCCCACCGGCGCGTCCACACGGGCGAGAGACCTTACTGCTGCTTGGCATGCGGCAAGCGCTTCACCCAGAAATGTAACCTGAAACGCCACCAGAGGATTCACTTGGAAGTTTGA